A genomic region of Raphanus sativus cultivar WK10039 chromosome 6, ASM80110v3, whole genome shotgun sequence contains the following coding sequences:
- the LOC108812417 gene encoding GDP-mannose 4,6 dehydratase 2, whose product MASENNEQPRSDSAAETPRKIALVTGITGQDGSYLTELLLSKGYEVHGLIRRSSNFNTQRINHIYIDPHNVDKALMKLHYADLSDASSLRRWIDVIKPDEVYNLAAQSHVAVSFEIPDYTADVVATGALRLLEAVRSHSADSGRAVKYYQAGSSEMFGATPPPQSETTPFHPRSPYAASKVAAHWYTVNYREAYGLFACNGILFNHESPRRGENFVTRKITRALGRIKVGLQRKLFLGNLKASRDWGFAGDYVEAMWMMLQQEKADDYVVATEESHTVEEFLEVSFGYLGLDWKEHVEIDKRYFRPSEVDNLKGDASKAKEVLGWKPKVGFEKLVKMMVDEDLALAKREKVLVDAGYMDAQQQP is encoded by the coding sequence ATGGCGTCTGAAAACAACGAGCAGCCGAGATCCGATTCCGCTGCGGAAACGCCGAGGAAGATAGCACTGGTGACCGGAATAACCGGCCAAGACGGATCGTACCTGACGGAGCTCCTCCTCTCGAAAGGCTACGAAGTCCACGGCCTGATCCGCCGATCGTCGAATTTCAACACGCAGCGGATCAACCACATCTACATCGACCCGCACAACGTCGACAAGGCCCTGATGAAGCTCCACTACGCCGATCTCTCCGACGCCTCCTCCCTCCGCCGCTGGATCGACGTCATCAAGCCCGACGAGGTCTACAACCTCGCCGCCCAGTCCCACGTCGCCGTCTCCTTCGAGATCCCCGACTACACCGCCGACGTCGTCGCCACCGGCGCCCTCCGCCTTCTCGAGGCCGTCAGATCCCACTCCGCTGACAGCGGACGCGCCGTCAAGTACTACCAGGCGGGGTCCTCCGAGATGTTTGGAGCCACCCCGCCTCCGCAGTCAGAAACGACGCCGTTCCACCCCAGGTCCCCCTACGCGGCGTCCAAAGTCGCCGCGCATTGGTACACTGTTAACTACCGCGAGGCCTACGGTCTTTTCGCGTGCAACGGGATCTTGTTCAACCACGAGTCTCCCCGGCGCGGGGAGAACTTCGTGACGAGGAAGATCACGAGAGCCTTGGGGAGGATCAAGGTTGGACTGCAGAGGAAGCTGTTTCTCGGGAACCTCAAGGCGTCGAGGGACTGGGGGTTCGCGGGGGACTACGTGGAGGCAATGTGGATGATGCTGCAGCAGGAGAAGGCGGATGATTACGTCGTGGCCACGGAGGAGTCGCATACCGTTGAGGAGTTTCTCGAGGTTTCGTTCGGGTACTTGGGGCTTGACTGGAAGGAACACGTGGAGATTGATAAGAGGTACTTCAGGCCGTCTGAGGTTGATAACTTGAAAGGGGATGCGAGCAAGGCGAAGGAAGTGTTGGGGTGGAAACCCAAAGTGGGGTTTGAGAAGCTGGTGAAGATGATGGTTGATGAAGATCTTGCGCTTGCTAAGAGGGAGAAAGTGCTTGTTGATGCTGGTTACATGGATGCTCAGCAGCAACCTTGA
- the LOC108812416 gene encoding kinesin-like protein KIN-7G — MKMATGEDQMQGSSGREEKIFVSVRLRPLSVRERVRNDVADWECINDETVIYRSHLSLSERSMYPTAYTFDRVFGPECCTKDVYDQGAKDVALSVVSGVHASVFAYGQTSSGKTYTMSGITDYALADIYDYIDKHKEREFVLKFSAMEIYNESVRDLLSTDISPLRLLDDPEKGTVVEKLTEETLRDWNHFKELLSICIAQRQIGETALNEVSSRSHQILRLTVESTAREYLANGKFSTLTATVNFIDLAGSERASQSLSAGTRLKEGGHINRSLLTLGTVIRKLSKEKTGHIPFRDSKLTRILQTSLGGNARTAIICTLSPAGIHVEQSRNTLLFASCAKEVATNAQVNVVMSDKVLVKHLQRELAKLESELKSPRQALVVSDTTALLMEKDLQIEKLNKEVFQLAQLLERAYSRIEDLQQVTGEAAPRKEILLSTDSEHPNVVVGHQYPKLRVRSSWESLNITPESPAHPSSRISPQSTEHENVFQLSDFRIESGAAGTTSPPGKFTKVPLNNIREAESKNEPHIHKGEPVDQSCCVQEERIEEPSEVDSEDTCTELRCIETEPNMLPVCVQDSKNIRPPTETEEEEEVKEVSAVFIQPKEKSEPTKVSSGFVLSLTDKSIPLIRDHTNPDSATMSPEKPYDWHLEKDVRNMEHTGSQSCGTSFVSSSSSALYEYERDADTPPRWYLKESNLKPSNIKRPPIPKHFGQMSMPATWLEKKRKSSLNNSSHVSSSSAPVFERQRSGRALEGEETAPQRDKRIIHLSMEEIEEKFLALRSPKSFKDAAVDPIQDYLTSPLNWSMEFNRLEMEIIELWHACNVSMAHRSYFFLLFRGDQKDCLYMEVELRRLKYIRETFTNNNKTIENGRTLTPMSSLRALNRERYKLSQMMQKKLSKEERENLFLRWGIALNTKHRRLQLAHRLWSENKDMEHVRESASVVGKLMGFVDMDLASKEMYGLNFSIKPRPKKSSLWKRSVLSLSIL; from the exons ATGAAGATGGCTACAGGAGAGGATCAGATGCAAGGATCTAGCGGGAGGGAAGAAAAGATTTTTGTTTCTGTTCGTCTGAGGCCATTAAGCGTTAGAGAAAGGGTAAGGAACGATGTGGCGGATTGGGAGTGTATCAATGATGAAACGGTCATTTACAGGAGCCATCTTTCCCTTTCCGAGCGTTCCATGTACCCCACTGCCTACACCTTTG ACAGAGTCTTTGGCCCTGAGTGTTGTACCAAGGATGTGTATGATCAAGGCGCGAAGGATGTCGCTCTCTCTGTTGTTAGTGGGGTTCATG CTAGTGTCTTTGCATATGGACAAACAAGCAGTGGAAAGACATACACTATGAGTGGAATTACTGATTACGCCTTGGCCGATATATATGACTACATTGACAAG CACAAGGAAAGAGAATTCGTTCTGAAATTCTCAGCTATGGAAATCTATAATGAATCTGTAAGAGACCTCTTGAGCACAGACATTAGTCCACTCAGACTTCTAGATGATCCCGAG aaAGGGACAGTTGTTGAGAAACTCACTGAGGAAACTCTGCGGGACTGGAATCATTTTAAGGAGCTTTTATCAATCTGTATAG CTCAACGACAAATTGGAGAGACAGCTTTAAATGAAGTTAGTTCCCGCTCCCATCAGATTCTGAGATTG ACGGTCGAAAGCACAGCACGTGAATATTTGGCGAATGGAAAATTTAGTACACTCACAGCTACAGTG AATTTTATTGATCTTGCGGGAAGCGAGCGTGCGTCTCAATCATTATCAGCTGGCACAAGGTTGAAAGAAGGTGGTCATATAAACCGAAGTTTACTAACACTAGGAACTGTCATTCGAAAGCTAAG TAAAGAAAAAACAGGGCACATTCCATTCAGAGATTCAAAGCTGACACGCATACTTCAGACGTCGTTGGGAGGAAACGCCAGAACCGCAATAATCTGCACCCTGAGTCCTGCGGGAATCCACGTCGAGCAATCAAGAAACACACTGTTATTCGCAAGCTGTGCAAAGGAGGTGGCAACAAATGCACAGGTGAACGTCGTCATGTCTGATAAAGTTCTGGTTAAACATTTACAAAGGGAGTTGGCTAAACTGGAGAGTGAGTTGAAAAGCCCTCGTCAAGCTCTTGTTGTGTCTGACACAACTGCATTACTGATGGAGAAGGACCTTCAGATTGAAAAG CTAAATAAAGAGGTGTTCCAGCTAGCACAGCTATTAGAGCGGGCTTACTCTCGGATTGAGGATCTCCAACAAGTTACTGGAGAAGCAGCACCAAGAAAAGAGATATTATTATCAACAGACTCAGAACATCCAAAT GTGGTAGTTGGACATCAATACCCGAAGCTGCGGGTGCGAAGTTCATGGGAATCTCTAAATATAACACCAGAAAGCCCTGCTCATCCGTCTAGTAGGATTTCCCCACAATCAACCGAGCACGAGAATGTCTTCCAGCTTTCAGACTTTAGGATAGAATCTGGTGCTGCTGGTACAACTAGCCCACCGGGGAAATTCACTAAAGTTCCACTTAATAATATTCGTGAGGCAGAAAGTAAAAACGAACCGCACATTCACAAGGGGGAACCTGTAGATCAGTCTTGTTGTGTTCAGGAGGAGAGAATTGAGGAACCAAGTGAGGTGGATTCTGAAGATACTTGTACGGAACTTCGATGCATAGAAACAGAGCCAAACATGCTTCCGGTATGTGTACAAGATTCAAAGAACATAAGACCACCAACGgaaactgaagaagaagaagaagtaaaggAAGTTAGTGCTGTCTTTAtccaaccaaaagaaaaaagtgaaCCGACTAAAGTCTCTTCAGGTTTTGTTCTGTCACTAACTGACAAATCAATTCCCCTCATAAGAGACCATACAAATCCAGATTCTGCCACTATGTCTCCTGAAAAGCCTTATGATTGGCATCTTGAGAAGGATGTAAGAAACATGGAGCATACTGGAAGCCAAAGCTGCGGAACAAGCTTTGTGTCGAGTTCTTCCTCTGCTTTGTACGAGTATGAGAGAGATGCCGACACACCACCAAGATGGTATCTGAAAGAAAGCAACCTGAAACCGTCTAACATCAAGAGGCCGCCAATACCAAAGCATTTTGGCCAGATGAGCATGCCAGCAACTTGGTtggagaaaaagagaaagtCATCACTGAATAATAGCTCACATGTGTCTTCCTCTAGCGCTCCTGTTTTTGAGCGTCAGAGAAGTGGCAGAGCTTTGGAAGGTGAAGAGACTGCTCCTCAAAGGGACAAGCGAATCATTCATTTATCG ATGGAGGAAATAGAAGAGAAGTTTTTGGCGCTGAGATCACCAAAGAGTTTCAAGGACGCAGCAGTGGACCCCATACAAGACTATTTAACTTCGCCATTGAACTGGTCGATGGAGTTCAACAGACTAGAGATGGAGATAATAGAGCTGTGGCATGCTTGCAACGTGTCCATGGCACACAGAAGTtacttcttccttctcttcagAGGAGATCAGAAAGATTGCTTGTACATGGAAGTAGAACTCCGTAGGCTCAAGTACATCAGAGAAACCTTTACCAACAATAACAAAACTATTGAAAACGGACGCACGCTTACACCAATGTCCAG CTTGAGGGCGTTGAACAGGGAGAGGTACAAGCTGAGTCAGATGATGCAGAAGAAACTGagcaaagaagagagagagaacctgTTCTTGAGATGGGGAATTGCGCTGAACACAAAGCACAGGAGGCTTCAGCTGGCGCACCGTCTATGGTCAGAGAACAAAGACATGGAACATGTCCGAGAGAGCGCCTCTGTTGTGGGGAAGCTGATGGGGTTCGTTGACATGGATTTGGCGTCAAAGGAGATGTATGGCCTCAACTTCTCTATTAAACCCCGTCCCAAGAAATCCAGCCTGTGGAAACGGAGCGTTTTGTCGCTCTCCATACTGTAA
- the LOC130495821 gene encoding protein CHAPERONE-LIKE PROTEIN OF POR1, chloroplastic-like codes for MVAPRAMSSSSFGDIADDSTGSVVFPRINLKDPYKRLGISRMASVLRGRDSRSEELSHSQVRCSQTHAIESAHDKIIMHKFHQRKHPKFDLTKKVRELRQSKAVNFFFDRFQTPATAFLVKTAVTFAVLGALTVIATFYFIHQRSGSFIFSWLIGTFLMVSVIPPFIKGPRGFEVMSSLLSYVLLWVSSSYLRY; via the exons ATGGTTGCCCCCCGTGCCATGAGTTCTTCCTCCTTTGGTGATATAGCTGACGATTCAACTG GTTCAGTTGTGTTTCCTCGGATCAATCTCAAAGATCCATACAAGCGGCTTGGGATAAGCCGGATGGCCTCAGTCCTCAGAGGACGAGATTCAAGGAGCGAGGAACTTTCTCATTCACAAGTACGCTGCTCACAAACCCACGCTATCGAATCAGCTCATGACAAGATTATCATGCACAAGTTCCATCAGAGAAAGCACCCAAAGTTCGACTTAACCAAGAAGGTCCGGGAATTGAGACAGTCCAAAGCTGTCAACTTTTTCTTCGACAGATTCCAAACTCCTGCCACTGCTTTCCTCGTCAAAACGGCAGTCACCTTTGCAGTTCTCGGTGCTCTCACGGTGATAGCTACGTTTTACTTCATCCACcagag GAGTGGATCTTTCATCTTCTCGTGGCTGATTGGGACCTTCTTGATGGTATCTGTGATCCCGCCCTTCATCAAAGGACCAAGAGGTTTTGAAGTCATGTCTTCGCTCTTAAGCTATGTTTTGCTCTGGGTGTCTTCCAGCTACCTTAGGTACTAG
- the LOC108806606 gene encoding PHAF1 protein At3g51130 has protein sequence MKDYSKIGDKSTMQRTIRRLEGTAMGSTVFDLKPGVGIGPFYIGMPISEAFGKIEQNPNVYDVVHVKYYDEDPLKLDVVISFPDHGFHLRFDPWSQRLRLVEIYDVKRLQMRYGNSTVGGPSTLATFVAVYALFGPTFPGVYDKERGVYALFYPGLSFEFPIPDQYTDCCHDGEVALPLEFPDGTTPVTCRVSIYDKSSDKKVGVGKLMDRASVPPLSPGSLYMEEVHVKLGKELYFTVGGQHMPFGASPQDLWTELGRPCGIHPKQVDQMVIHSASDLRPKTTLCGDYFYNYFTRGFDILFDGETHKAKKFVLHTNYPGHADFNSYIKCNFVISVGEGEAEANRGGNKITPSTNWEQVKEILGECGPAAIQTQGLVSNPFGSTYVYGYKDVAFEVMKNGHIATITLFQS, from the exons ATGAAGGATTACTCCAAAATCGGCGATAAATCGACGATGCAGAGAACAATACGGCGACTGGAAGGTACCGCCATGGGCTCCACAGTCTTCGATCTCAAACCCGGCGTCGGCATCGGACCTTTCTATATCG gAATGCCAATTAGTGAAGCGTTTGGGAAGATAGAGCAGAATCCTAACGTATATGATGTTGTTCATGTCAAATACTACGACGAG GATCCTCTGAAGCTTGATGTTGTTATTAGCTTTCCGGATCATGGCTTTCATCTTCGATTTGATCCCTGGTCTCAG AGGTTACGCCTTGTTGAGATATATGATGTCAAGCGGCTCCAGATGCGTTACGGCAATTCTACGGTTGG GGGTCCATCGACTCTGGCTACGTTTGTGGCTGTTTATGCACTTTTTGGACCGACCTTTCCTGGGGTTTATGATAAAGAAAGAGGGGTTTATGCTCTCTTCTACCCG GGGTTATCTTTCGAGTTTCCAATTCCCGACCAGTACACAGACTGCTGCCATGATGGAGAAG TGGCGCTACCGTTAGAGTTTCCAGATGGCACCACACCAGTTACATGCCGGGTCTCTATATATGACAAATCAAGCGACAAAAAAGTTGGTGTAGGAAAACTGATGGATAGAGCTTCTGTCCCTCCTTTGTCTCCTGGCAGCCTTTATATGGAAGAGGTTCACGTTAAG CTTGGGAAGGAACTATACTTTACTGTTGGAGGCCAGCATATGCCTTTTGGGGCATCACCACAG GATTTATGGACTGAACTAGGACGACCATGTGGGATCCACCCAAAGCAG GTAGATCAAATGGTTATTCATTCCGCGTCAGATCTACGACCAAAAACGACTCTTTGTGGTGATTACTTCTACAACTATTTTACTCGTGGTTTCGACATCCTGTTTGACGGCGAG ACTCACAAGGCTAAAAAGTTTGTTCTTCACACCAACTATCCTGGTCATGCTGATTTCAACTCATACATAAAGTGCAACTTTGTGATCTCTG TTGGAGAGGGTGAGGCAGAAGCAAACAGAGGTGGAAACAAGATCACTCCAAGCACAAACTGGGAGCAGGTTAAG GAAATACTCGGGGAGTGTGGGCCAGCAGCTATTCAGACACAGGGCTTAGTTAGCAACCCATTTGGATCGACATACGTGTATGGCTACAAAGATGTTGCTTTTGAG GTGATGAAGAACGGTCATATAGCCACCATAACTCTGTTCCAGTCATGA